From the Selenomonas timonae genome, one window contains:
- a CDS encoding PTS mannitol transporter subunit IICBA has product MGKQGGGAQEAMQKFGRFLSGMVMPNIGAFIAWGFLTALFIPTGWMPNEYLAQVGGPMSKWLIPLLIGYSGGAAIYGHRGGVMAAIATSGIIAGSDIPMFLGAMIMGPLGGYIIKKFDDAVRDSIPGGFEMLVNNFSLGILGGILAMIAYAVVGPVVGGANDILRSGVEGIVAMGLLPLASIIIEPAKVLFLNNALNHGVLSPLGIQQAQEYGKSMFFLLEANPGPGFGILLAYWLFGKGMAKSSSPGAMIIHVLGGIHEIYFPYILMKPVLIIAAIAGGMSGVFTLGLLGGGLIAPSSPGSIFAIIAMTPNGSALFANLSAFAVATAVSCAVASVFIKMSKDVEDESLESARESMSDMKNRGKDLPTEKKVAGKDLKVIVYACDAGMGSSALGAAALRKKLKKDGYTDISVTNCAIGAIPSEAQLVISHEKLAERALADSPQAEHIWVRDFTQNNVYEIVTMRLKEAAVEAGAPASDAEAEATETVGAGVLLKENVKVGLATVSREEAITAAGKMLVASGYVDEGYVQGMLNREQDLSTYIGKGIAIPHGENAVKDTIKKTGIVVCQYPEGVKFGDETAHLVIGIAGVGNDHLAILANIATMVGDYTDEQLEELFKTKSAEELYEVFTKAD; this is encoded by the coding sequence ATGGGTAAACAAGGTGGAGGGGCACAGGAGGCCATGCAGAAGTTTGGCCGCTTCCTGTCCGGAATGGTGATGCCGAACATCGGCGCATTTATTGCATGGGGCTTTCTGACGGCGCTGTTCATCCCGACGGGGTGGATGCCGAACGAATACCTCGCGCAGGTCGGCGGACCGATGAGCAAGTGGCTGATTCCTCTGCTCATTGGCTACAGCGGCGGCGCAGCGATCTACGGACATCGCGGCGGTGTCATGGCGGCGATTGCCACATCGGGTATCATCGCAGGCTCGGACATCCCGATGTTCCTCGGTGCGATGATTATGGGACCTCTGGGCGGGTATATCATCAAGAAGTTTGACGATGCCGTCCGCGACAGCATTCCGGGCGGCTTTGAGATGTTGGTCAACAACTTCTCGCTCGGTATTCTCGGCGGCATCCTCGCGATGATTGCCTACGCCGTTGTCGGCCCCGTGGTCGGCGGTGCGAACGACATCCTGCGCAGTGGCGTGGAGGGAATCGTTGCGATGGGGCTTCTGCCGCTCGCGTCCATCATCATCGAGCCGGCAAAGGTGCTCTTCCTCAACAACGCGCTCAACCACGGTGTACTCAGCCCGCTCGGCATTCAGCAGGCGCAGGAATACGGCAAGTCCATGTTCTTCCTGCTCGAGGCGAACCCGGGCCCTGGTTTCGGTATTCTGCTTGCTTACTGGCTCTTTGGTAAGGGCATGGCGAAGTCGTCCTCGCCGGGCGCAATGATCATCCACGTTCTCGGCGGTATTCACGAAATCTATTTCCCGTACATCCTCATGAAGCCCGTGCTCATCATCGCTGCGATTGCGGGCGGTATGTCCGGGGTCTTCACGCTTGGTCTCCTCGGCGGCGGTCTGATTGCACCATCCTCACCGGGTTCGATCTTTGCGATCATCGCCATGACGCCGAACGGCTCGGCGCTCTTTGCAAACCTCTCGGCGTTTGCCGTTGCAACGGCGGTATCCTGCGCGGTTGCATCTGTCTTTATCAAGATGTCGAAGGATGTCGAGGATGAGTCGCTCGAGTCGGCGCGCGAGAGCATGAGCGACATGAAGAATCGTGGCAAGGATCTCCCCACAGAGAAGAAGGTTGCGGGCAAGGATCTGAAGGTCATCGTCTACGCCTGCGACGCGGGCATGGGCTCCTCCGCGCTCGGTGCTGCGGCACTCCGCAAGAAACTCAAGAAGGACGGCTACACAGACATCTCTGTCACGAACTGCGCGATCGGCGCAATCCCGTCCGAGGCACAGCTCGTCATCTCGCATGAGAAACTCGCGGAGCGTGCGCTTGCAGACTCCCCGCAGGCGGAGCATATCTGGGTGCGTGACTTCACGCAGAACAATGTCTATGAGATCGTCACCATGCGTCTCAAGGAGGCGGCTGTGGAGGCAGGCGCGCCCGCATCGGATGCAGAGGCGGAGGCGACCGAGACGGTCGGCGCAGGTGTCCTGCTGAAGGAAAACGTCAAGGTCGGACTTGCCACGGTCAGCCGCGAGGAGGCAATCACAGCAGCGGGCAAGATGCTTGTTGCAAGCGGCTACGTTGATGAGGGCTATGTGCAGGGCATGCTCAACCGCGAGCAGGATCTCTCCACCTACATCGGCAAGGGCATTGCCATCCCGCACGGTGAGAACGCCGTCAAGGACACGATCAAGAAGACGGGCATTGTCGTCTGCCAGTACCCCGAGGGTGTAAAGTTTGGCGATGAGACGGCACATCTCGTCATCGGCATCGCGGGCGTCGGTAACGACCATCTCGCCATCCTCGCGAACATTGCGACCATGGTCGGCGACTACACGGATGAGCAGCTGGAAGAGCTGTTCAAGACAAAGAGCGCCGAGGAACTCTATGAAGTCTTTACAAAGGCGGACTGA